In one window of Camelus dromedarius isolate mCamDro1 chromosome 7, mCamDro1.pat, whole genome shotgun sequence DNA:
- the MPLKIP gene encoding M-phase-specific PLK1-interacting protein — translation MKDHQGYEKSWSGQFRRENAPERLSSSSLEMHRQNFRPPTPPYPGPGVGGWGSGSSFRGTPSGGGPRPPSPRDGYGSPHHTPPYGPRSRPYGSSHSPRHGGSFPGGRFGSPSPGGYPGNYSRSPAGSQQQFGYSPGQQQTHPQGSPRTSTPFGSGRGREKRMSNELESYFKPSMLEDPWAGLEPVSVVDISQQYSNTQTFTGKKGRYFC, via the exons ATGAAGGACCACCAAGGATATGAGAAGAGTTGGTCGGGACAGTTCCGGCGGGAGAACGCGCCGGAGAGGTTGTCGTCTTCGTCTCTTGAGATGCACCGACAGAATTTTCGACCCCCGACTCCTCCTTACCCCGGCCCGGGAGTAGGAGGTTGGGGTAGCGGGAGCAGCTTCCGAGGAACCCCGAGCGGAGGCGGACCACGGCCACCATCGCCGCGGGACGGGTACGGGAGTCCACATCACACGCCGCCATACGGGCCCCGGTCTAGGCCCTACGGGAGCAGCCACTCTCCGCGACACGGCGGCAGCTTCCCCGGGGGCCGGTTCGGGTCCCCATCCCCTGGCGGCTACCCTGGCAACTACTCCAGGTCCCCCGCGGGGTCCCAGCAGCAATTCGGCTACTCCCCAGGGCAGCAGCAGACCCACCCCCAG ggtTCTCCAAGGACATCTACACCATTTGGATCAGGGCGtggtagagaaaagagaatgtcTAATGAGTTGGAAAGTTATTTCAAGCCTTCAATGCTTGAAGACCCTTGGGCTGGCCTAGAACCAGTATCTGTAGTGGATATAAGCCAACAATACAGCAATACTCAAACATTCACAGGCAAAAAAGGAAGATACTTTtgttaa